From a single Aggregatilinea lenta genomic region:
- a CDS encoding zf-HC2 domain-containing protein, which yields MRRRHVTHLLTRYVHDQLAPAQVAQVINHVRTCASCRAALVREERLAAGMRREMPAFGQATQGQLAHVWAGVWGEVATSGRRGGLSGSTWLPGLSFMVAALLVVMVVLPLISQSGVRAEAAPVQPRPAELDAIGSPTASLTGEAATQNVAAELEQTPATPAATVAYVSNEAGVSPVPVPRMTQSPDAWMVQ from the coding sequence ATGCGACGCCGTCATGTAACCCATTTGCTGACCCGCTACGTTCACGACCAACTGGCACCCGCGCAGGTCGCGCAGGTGATCAACCACGTACGCACGTGCGCGTCGTGCCGGGCCGCGCTGGTCCGCGAGGAACGCCTCGCCGCCGGGATGCGCCGCGAGATGCCCGCCTTCGGGCAGGCGACGCAGGGGCAGTTGGCCCACGTCTGGGCCGGCGTGTGGGGCGAGGTCGCCACTTCGGGCCGCCGGGGCGGGCTGTCCGGCTCGACGTGGCTGCCGGGCCTGAGTTTTATGGTCGCGGCGCTGCTGGTGGTGATGGTGGTGCTGCCGCTGATTTCGCAGAGCGGCGTGCGCGCCGAAGCCGCGCCGGTCCAGCCGCGCCCCGCCGAGCTGGACGCCATCGGATCGCCGACGGCCAGCTTGACCGGGGAAGCCGCGACGCAAAACGTGGCAGCCGAGCTGGAACAGACGCCCGCGACGCCCGCCGCGACCGTAGCGTACGTGTCTAACGAGGCTGGGGTCAGCCCGGTCCCGGTCCCGCGTATGACGCAGTCACCGGACGCGTGGATGGTTCAATGA
- a CDS encoding RNA polymerase sigma factor has product MSDERILTQTNDPDLPELIARCQSGDQSAFATLYERYAPSLYRLAYSVLLVEQDAEDVLQESMVYAFRSLQRYDPERGAFRTWLYTITVSRCRNARRRKWLPTVALSSLLNIGVEPPTPAEQSPEARAAWGELRDSLGRAMGTLSPLLREAVALRYGQGLTYREMAEIMDCPQKTAESRVRLAHEQLRRAMSGADRAALEELWSL; this is encoded by the coding sequence ATGAGCGACGAACGCATTCTCACTCAGACGAATGACCCGGATTTGCCGGAGTTGATCGCACGCTGCCAGAGCGGCGATCAATCGGCATTCGCCACGCTGTACGAGCGCTACGCGCCCAGCCTGTACCGGCTGGCCTACAGCGTGCTGCTGGTCGAGCAGGACGCGGAGGACGTGCTGCAAGAGTCGATGGTGTACGCCTTCCGCAGCCTGCAGCGCTATGACCCGGAGCGCGGCGCGTTCCGCACGTGGCTGTATACCATCACGGTCAGCCGCTGTCGCAACGCCCGTCGCCGCAAGTGGCTGCCGACCGTCGCCCTAAGCAGCCTGCTGAACATCGGGGTAGAGCCGCCGACGCCTGCCGAGCAGTCGCCGGAAGCGCGCGCCGCGTGGGGCGAGCTGCGCGATTCGCTGGGCCGCGCGATGGGGACGCTCTCGCCGCTGCTGCGCGAAGCCGTCGCCCTGCGCTATGGGCAAGGCCTGACCTACCGCGAGATGGCCGAGATCATGGACTGCCCGCAGAAGACCGCCGAAAGCCGGGTCCGGCTGGCGCATGAGCAGTTACGCCGGGCGATGTCCGGGGCGGATCGGGCCGCACTCGAAGAACTGTGGAGTCTGTAA
- a CDS encoding glycosyltransferase family 39 protein, producing the protein MTVLAHDAAAHPAADDPQAREAGLTVRITLEAAIIVAIVVLAGALRLAQLGHAPLNDAEAHGALAALRAVEPDAPGTEALAQSPLSYFLQAISFTVFTPGDFAARLPVALGGWLLALAPLLWRRYLGPLPALIISALLAVSPVALLASRTSSPAIWSALLAVVAPWLALRFYETRRAEWGAAATAAVAALALLAEPAGFITLFLLLFGMGFAWLSGADPDEQPGSILREVLRGWPWGSGALAAGVTVIVVGTGLMLLPGGPSVIGNGVWTGLRGFVERPDDQLAAFPLWIALRYDPAMVVFGLLACYHVIRNGGFFERTLAGWFVAGLVLSLAYQGATAAHALWITLPLTILVGLSVCRWLTETAGTLFKVPGWGVGLHAAITFGLWTAIAISVIQLGKLFMELPGTITDFGPLARELFGGIYTHDSTSGETVMVQGASVYAYVLGLMQQRLVWVILVPLAVAMLFFLVGTVWGARTAWRGTALGTLAFLLIFGVGSAGRAASLHYGDPRELWYPSPATDDIRELQDTLREMSLRTNGTPNLIPITAQADGGALAWALHDYPNTTFVNGVGPEVSTAAVITPAEQMPNDLGAAYVGKDLVLVRAWTVRALTWRDALAWVYRGDTELQPVPGQTVMLWIRSDVYGVATGTAEE; encoded by the coding sequence ATGACCGTATTGGCACACGACGCGGCGGCACACCCTGCCGCAGACGATCCCCAGGCGCGCGAGGCGGGCCTGACGGTGCGCATCACGCTGGAGGCCGCGATCATCGTGGCGATTGTGGTGTTGGCGGGCGCGCTGCGGCTGGCGCAGTTGGGCCACGCGCCGCTGAACGACGCCGAGGCGCACGGGGCGCTGGCCGCGTTGCGCGCCGTCGAGCCGGACGCGCCCGGCACGGAGGCATTGGCGCAAAGCCCGTTGAGTTATTTCCTCCAGGCGATCAGCTTCACCGTCTTCACGCCGGGCGATTTCGCCGCGCGCCTGCCCGTCGCGTTGGGCGGCTGGCTGCTGGCGCTCGCGCCGCTGCTGTGGCGGCGCTACCTGGGACCGCTGCCCGCGCTGATCATCAGCGCGCTGCTGGCCGTGTCGCCGGTCGCGCTGCTGGCCTCACGCACGAGCAGCCCGGCGATCTGGTCGGCACTGCTGGCCGTGGTCGCGCCGTGGCTGGCGCTGCGCTTCTACGAGACGCGCCGCGCCGAATGGGGCGCTGCTGCGACGGCGGCGGTCGCCGCGCTAGCGCTGCTGGCCGAGCCTGCCGGGTTCATCACCCTGTTCCTGCTGCTTTTCGGCATGGGCTTCGCGTGGCTGTCCGGTGCGGACCCCGACGAGCAGCCCGGCTCCATCCTGCGTGAGGTGCTGCGCGGGTGGCCGTGGGGCAGCGGGGCGTTGGCGGCGGGCGTGACGGTAATCGTCGTCGGGACAGGACTGATGCTGCTGCCCGGCGGCCCGTCCGTGATCGGCAACGGCGTGTGGACCGGGCTGCGCGGTTTCGTGGAACGCCCGGACGACCAACTGGCCGCGTTTCCGCTGTGGATCGCGCTGCGCTACGACCCGGCGATGGTCGTCTTCGGACTGCTGGCATGCTACCACGTCATCCGCAACGGCGGTTTTTTCGAGCGCACGCTGGCGGGCTGGTTCGTGGCCGGGCTGGTGCTGTCGCTGGCCTATCAGGGCGCGACGGCGGCGCACGCGCTGTGGATCACGCTGCCGCTGACGATCCTGGTCGGGCTGTCGGTTTGCCGCTGGTTGACCGAAACCGCCGGGACGCTGTTTAAGGTGCCGGGGTGGGGCGTGGGCCTGCACGCCGCGATTACGTTTGGGCTGTGGACCGCCATCGCCATCAGCGTGATCCAGCTTGGAAAGCTGTTCATGGAGTTGCCCGGCACGATCACCGACTTCGGCCCGCTGGCGCGCGAGCTGTTCGGCGGCATCTACACGCACGACTCGACCAGCGGCGAAACGGTGATGGTCCAGGGCGCGAGCGTATACGCCTACGTGCTCGGCCTGATGCAGCAGCGGCTGGTGTGGGTGATCCTGGTGCCGCTAGCTGTTGCGATGCTGTTCTTCCTGGTGGGCACAGTCTGGGGGGCGCGCACGGCATGGCGTGGCACGGCGCTCGGCACGTTGGCGTTCCTGCTCATCTTCGGCGTAGGATCGGCGGGGCGGGCCGCATCTCTGCATTACGGCGACCCGCGTGAGCTGTGGTATCCCAGCCCGGCGACGGACGACATCCGCGAGCTGCAAGATACCCTGCGCGAAATGAGCCTGCGTACCAATGGCACGCCGAACCTGATCCCGATCACGGCGCAGGCGGACGGCGGCGCGCTGGCCTGGGCGCTGCACGATTATCCGAACACGACGTTCGTGAACGGCGTCGGGCCGGAGGTCAGCACGGCGGCGGTGATCACGCCCGCCGAACAGATGCCGAACGACCTCGGCGCGGCCTATGTCGGCAAGGACCTCGTGCTGGTGCGCGCCTGGACGGTACGCGCGCTCACCTGGCGCGACGCGCTGGCGTGGGTCTACCGGGGCGACACGGAGCTTCAGCCGGTGCCGGGCCAGACGGTGATGTTGTGGATCCGCAGCGACGTGTACGGCGTCGCGACGGGCACGGCTGAGGAATAA
- a CDS encoding GNAT family N-acetyltransferase encodes MSDEPTSSPVIRHMRVEDAPAVRPMLCQLSGVEMTDDEIVGRLAWVEQSPVDWWYVAEVDGVVCGVMGFRLREMLVRVGCHGEISMLVTDASARRHGVGRALVAYAEDLAREHGCVGTWLVSGFGRKDEAHRFYEALGYATTGYRFVKLFDEG; translated from the coding sequence ATGAGTGACGAGCCGACATCATCACCCGTGATCCGCCATATGCGGGTCGAGGACGCGCCCGCCGTGCGCCCGATGCTGTGCCAGTTGTCGGGTGTCGAGATGACCGACGACGAGATTGTGGGCCGGTTGGCCTGGGTCGAACAAAGCCCGGTGGACTGGTGGTACGTGGCCGAAGTGGACGGCGTCGTGTGCGGCGTGATGGGCTTCCGGCTGCGCGAGATGCTGGTCCGCGTAGGGTGTCACGGTGAAATTTCGATGCTCGTGACCGATGCGAGTGCGCGCCGTCACGGGGTCGGTCGGGCGTTGGTTGCCTATGCGGAAGATTTGGCGCGCGAACATGGCTGCGTCGGGACGTGGCTGGTGAGTGGCTTTGGGCGCAAGGACGAGGCGCACCGCTTTTACGAGGCGCTTGGTTACGCGACCACCGGCTACCGCTTCGTCAAGCTTTTCGACG